The proteins below come from a single Clarias gariepinus isolate MV-2021 ecotype Netherlands chromosome 17, CGAR_prim_01v2, whole genome shotgun sequence genomic window:
- the LOC128505545 gene encoding histamine N-methyltransferase-like — protein sequence MENEIFESIYLHTFELYLASSTEHQSIKNFIHTTLPDILASIGAGEPTLNVMGVGSGSGELDLEILKVLHEKHPDAKVENEVVDPSSAMLNKYRESISKMPSFDYVTFRWNKMTAVEFENEWKKRSSDKKMHFINMIQMLYYVKDPEATLSFYRNLLKKDGKILVIVNTEESAWARLFYAYEDELRQDGNSMCLTTGELKSFLNSKKIPYQSYKLPVLLDITKCFTPEDKKGEQILDILTEVVNFSKTAPPELKDGVVEFLKHPDNSQEVNGRILFDCSLEALLIDA from the exons ATGGAGAACGAAATATTTGAGTCTATATACCTGCACACCTTTGAGTTGTATTTGGCGAGTTCCACGGAACACCAGTCTATTAAAAATTTCATCCATACAACTCTCCCGGACATCCTGGCCAG CATCGGAGCAGGAGAACCCACTCTGAACGTGATGGGAGTGGGAAGTGGATCAG GTGAGCTCGATCTGGAGATTCTTAAAGTGCTGCATGAAAAGCATCCGGATGCCAAAGTGGAGAATGAGGTGGTGGATCCCAGCAGTGCCATGCTTAACAAATATAGGG AATCAATTTCGAAGATGCCCAGCTTTGATTATGTCACCTTCAGATGGAATAAAATGACTGCAGTGGAGTTTGAGAATGAATGGAAGAAGAGAAGCTCTGATAAAAAGATGCATTTCATTAACATGATTCAG ATGCTGTACTATGTGAAGGATCCAGAGGCTACGCTTTCCTTCTACCGGAATTTACTGAAGAAAGATGGTAAAATCCTTGTCATTGTGAACACAG AGGAAAGTGCATGGGCCAGACTATTTTACGCCTACGAAGATGAGCTGCGTCAGGATGGAAATAGCATGTGTCTTACAACTGGAGAACTTAAGAGCTTTCTGAATTCTAAAAAAATCCCCTACCAAAGCTACAAGTTACCGGTCCTATTGGACATCACCAAGTGTTTCACACCTGAAGATAAAAAAGGGGAGCAAATACTGGACATCCTGACAGAGGTTGTTAATTTCAGTAAGACTGCTCCCCCAGAGCTGAAGGATGGAGTGGTGGAGTTTCTTAAACATCCAGACAACAGCCAAGAAGTGAATGGCAGGATCCTGTTCGATTGTAGCCTTGAGGCTTTGTTGATCGATGCTTAG
- the LOC128505396 gene encoding histamine N-methyltransferase-like isoform X2 yields MERQLNDDSAYLQSFELFLENSTEHKSIKNFIYTTLPDILARIGAGEPTLNVMGVGSGSGEIDLEILKVLHEKHPDVKVENEVVEPSNAMLNKYRALLTETPALKDDTFTWNKMTATEFQGEWKKKNSDKKMHLISMIQLQKNDAVLCEGSRGHSFLLPEFTAQKWQNPCNSAHKRKCMGQTNECLQRSAGPGRSYHACYNYRCQELSGFQNNSLPKLQVRVPVGHHRVFHNGR; encoded by the exons ATGGAGAGACAGTTGAATGACGATTCTGCCTACTTGCAGTCCTTTGAGTTGTTTTTGGAGAATTCCACTGAACACAAGAGCATTAAGAATTTCATCTATACGACTTTACCAGACATCCTGGCCCG GATCGGAGCAGGAGAACCCACTCTGAATGTAATGGGAGTGGGAAGTGGATCAG GTGAGATTGATCTGGAAATCCTTAAAGTGCTGCATGAAAAGCATCCGGACGTTAAAGTGGAGAATGAGGTGGTGGAGCCAAGCAACGCTATGCTTAACAAATATagag CGTTGTTAACGGAGACGCCAGCCCTTAAAGATGACACCTTCACATGGAATAAAATGACCGCAACAGAGTTCCAGGgtgaatggaagaaaaaaaactctgatAAAAAGATGCACTTAATTAGCATGATTCAG CTACAGAAAAATG ATGCTGTACTATGTGAAGGATCCAGGGGCCACAGTTTCCTTCTACCGGAGTTTACTGCACAAAAATGGCAAAATCCTTGTAATTCTGCTCACAA GAGAAAGTGCATGGGGCAGACTAATGAATGCCTACAAAGATCAGCTGGCCCAGGAAGGAGCTACCATGCATGTTACAACTACAGATGTCAAGAGTTATCTGGATTCCAAAACAATTCCCTACCAAAGCTACAAGTTAGAGTCCCTGTTGGACATCACAGAGTATTTCACAACGGAAgataa
- the LOC128505396 gene encoding histamine N-methyltransferase-like isoform X1 translates to MERQLNDDSAYLQSFELFLENSTEHKSIKNFIYTTLPDILARIGAGEPTLNVMGVGSGSGEIDLEILKVLHEKHPDVKVENEVVEPSNAMLNKYRALLTETPALKDDTFTWNKMTATEFQGEWKKKNSDKKMHLISMIQMLYYVKDPGATVSFYRSLLHKNGKILVILLTRESAWGRLMNAYKDQLAQEGATMHVTTTDVKSYLDSKTIPYQSYKLESLLDITEYFTTEDKKEEEILDLLTEVIDFSKTAPPELKDGVVEFLKNPINKLEVNGKILFDCSMEALLIDA, encoded by the exons ATGGAGAGACAGTTGAATGACGATTCTGCCTACTTGCAGTCCTTTGAGTTGTTTTTGGAGAATTCCACTGAACACAAGAGCATTAAGAATTTCATCTATACGACTTTACCAGACATCCTGGCCCG GATCGGAGCAGGAGAACCCACTCTGAATGTAATGGGAGTGGGAAGTGGATCAG GTGAGATTGATCTGGAAATCCTTAAAGTGCTGCATGAAAAGCATCCGGACGTTAAAGTGGAGAATGAGGTGGTGGAGCCAAGCAACGCTATGCTTAACAAATATagag CGTTGTTAACGGAGACGCCAGCCCTTAAAGATGACACCTTCACATGGAATAAAATGACCGCAACAGAGTTCCAGGgtgaatggaagaaaaaaaactctgatAAAAAGATGCACTTAATTAGCATGATTCAG ATGCTGTACTATGTGAAGGATCCAGGGGCCACAGTTTCCTTCTACCGGAGTTTACTGCACAAAAATGGCAAAATCCTTGTAATTCTGCTCACAA GAGAAAGTGCATGGGGCAGACTAATGAATGCCTACAAAGATCAGCTGGCCCAGGAAGGAGCTACCATGCATGTTACAACTACAGATGTCAAGAGTTATCTGGATTCCAAAACAATTCCCTACCAAAGCTACAAGTTAGAGTCCCTGTTGGACATCACAGAGTATTTCACAACGGAAgataaaaaagaagaggaaataCTGGACCTCCTCACTGAGGTGATCGACTTCAGTAAGACTGCTCCTCCAGAGCTGAAGGATGGAGTGGTGGAGTTTCTTAAAAATCCAATCAACAAGCTAGAAGTGAACGGCAAGATCCTGTTTGATTGTAGCATGGAGGCCTTGCTGATTGATGCATAG